ATTTTGCATGACCATTACAGGACCTCTGAGCATACTCATCGGAACACTGTAGCCAAAACCATAATACTTTTTGTAAAATAAAGTTAGATGTCCTAGCTGTTTGTACTCTGATTGGAACgaagaaaactaaaacaacCTTATAAATAATCACACGCTATCATACTTTGCTAGACTGTAATTCAAGCGCACTTGAGCAATTTATATAGTTCGGGCATCAAAACATGGTCCATATTATCATGTATTGTCAACAAgacagaagaaagaaatttgaTTCTCTTTCGTACTGTGTTTTCATAATCATCACAGCATAACCAACATTTGCTTCTTTAATTTAGCTTCAAATATCATAATTTCATGACTCTTAACATGTTTTATCCTAACCCATAATCCTCATAACacaaaaaatccaaacaaaatatacagagaaaaagaaaaaaaccccaaattgaaATAGAGATCAAAAGGGTTAGAACTagttatataaaaaatatattgaaactGTATATCAAAGCATAAAAGATAGAGGCCGCTAAAATCACAGTGCTTTGATTAGGCAATTCATTGAAACCCTAGATTGAACTACTCCTAATTTGCCACAGGATTTTAAggaaatggagagagagagagagagagagaggcaaacCTGCCAGCGCAGTCCCTGAGAAGCTGCTCGGTCTTCTCGCACTTTCGGACGAACTTTCCAGGCTCCACCTCCTCAGTCTTGCACTGCGTCTTCATCACCTTCCTCGTCGAGCATCGCTCGCCGACCGATCGAGGGTTTATGTCACCCGCAGTTGATTTGTTGTCGTCTTCATCGTCCCTCCACACCCAtcccattttttttcttctctgtaTGCTTTCCTTCTATGCCTCTTTCTCTGTGTGCCTTTGAGCGAACTCCAGAAAATCTCTCTGCGATTTTTCACTACTCGGTGGAAGGTCCGGGAAGATTGCTGCTTTACTTGGGCTCCAAGGCGGCTCGTTGGGCTAGATTTGGGCCTTTTGTGCACTTGGTTGGAAAAGGGGCTTCGGCCCGACCACGTAAACCGACATCTCAtataattgaaagaaaaaatcacaTTGAAGTCAAAGAACGAGATGTCGTTGGTAGATAGTCtcaaactttttattttatttttacaaagttATTTCTTAAACTACTTTAATGTACGAAAAGGGCATCGAACTCAGGTGCAACGCTCCCTTCACTCTGGCATTATGGCACTCACATGCTATTTGTGTCAGATTTTCTTTGGTTGCAGAATTAagcaattatttttgttgttgagataATTTGTAGACAAAatgagcttttttttttttttttggttatttataTAAGCGATATTAGATTAAGGGGAATTTGAACACATAACTTTATGTGCAAGAGTTAGCTCTTAGTCACTTAAACTATTATACATTTTtgcgaaaattaaaatttggctCAAGTTACTGgaattaaataatttcaatgCAAAGTagtatttattattattattaaatttttttttttgccaaagaatttattatttatatctCAATACAGTGATTATATTGTGTTTGTTGCAATTTGCCATCTCAGAAAAAATATTGATTCTACGTTTTTAATCGAGTAATTAAAAGTGGTAAagtacaaaaacaaagttagtTGTTAGCTTATTATTGGTATAACcgtacaattttattttaaaaaacagaaattatTTTAACTAAATTGACCAGGTCACGCCCGGTGGGACTCGAACCCACAATCGCCCGATTAGAAGTCGGACGCCTTATCCATTAGGCCACGGGCGCCTTTGCTTTTACACCAAAATATCtacatttttatgttttttttttttttttggttttctggccagacattttctttgttgttctGTTGACTGATGAGATGTATCATCTATATATGAATTCCCGCTGAGAAGAGAATTTGAAGGCAAATCATGAGAAGCTTCATCAAACTGCAGTCCTTGTGTTCGAGCTCAACCAGCAAGATACTTCATTTCCGCTTCTCAAAGTATTACAAGGCTGATCATTTTGCTACACTCAATAAACCATCTAAGCCTAAGAAAGCCCACTCGAAACAAGAAGCAGAAAGCAGCGGCTTTGGCTCGCTCTTCAGTGAAATAACTGAGATTTTGGGCGCTGAGAATGTTACTGCGGAGAAAACTCTGTCTGGGATTTCGATATTTGAAGAAGCCCAGGTGAGGGTTGGTGAGATTGGGGAAGAGTGCCCGCCTTGCACGCTAGCTGTTCGTAGAAATGCGGAGGATAGTGTACTGCAACAAAAGGAAGATATAACGGTTTTGGAAGATGCCCACTTGGAAAATGTGGCTGAAATTGATGTTAGCCTGGTTGTTCATGAGGTTACAAAGATTGTCAGGGCGGAAAATGGTTTGATTTCTATGGAAGAGCTGTTAGAAAACATGGGTTTTCAGTTAGATTCAGTGATTGTTGACAAAGTTTTGAAGAGGTGCTTTAAAGTGCCGCATTTGGCTTTGAGATTCTTCAATTGGGTGAAGCTCAAAGAAAGGTTTCGTCATACCATAGAGACTTATAATACCATGCTCTTTATAGCTGGGGAAGCCAAAGAGTTTGCAATGGTGGAGAAGTTGGTGGATGAAATCGAAAAGAATTCGTGCCAGAAAGACTTTAAGACTTGGACTATTCTTATCTCACAGTATGGGAAGGCTAAGTTAATTGGCAAAGCCTTGTTGGTCTATGAAGAGATGAGGAAATGCGGTTACGAACCGGATGCAGTGGTTTATAGGTTGATGATACGTGCACTCTGTGCTGCTGGAAAATCTGACGTTGCAATGGAATTTTACAAGGAGATGGTAAAGAAGGACATTGGGCTTGACACGAATTTGTACAAGCTGTTATTGAATGGTATAGCTAGATCTGGAGAGACTGGTGCTGTTGCCTTGGTTTCAGATGACATGATTAGAGTCTCACAGATTCCAGAACACATTGTTTATGGTTCTGTCCTCAAGTGTTTCTGTATCTctggaagaatcaaagaagCTTTAGAATTTATTCGTGAGCTTAAGAACAAAGAGGTTATTCTTGGCCCTGAGTATTTTGAGACTTTGGTGAAAGGACTGTGTAGGGCTGATAGAATTGTAGATGCGTTGGAAATTTTGGATAtcatgaagagaagaaatatTCTTGATGGGAAGGTTTATGGCATTATCATCAATGGGTACTTAAGAATAAATGATGTTTCTAAAGCACTTGATCTGTTTCATAGCATGAAAGAATCTGGATATTTTCCTATGACTTCTACGTACACAGAGCTGATGCAACACCTTTTTAAGTTGaatgaatataaaaaaggcTGTGAGCTCTATGAAGAGATGCTGGAAAGTGGAGTTGAACCAGATAGTGTGGCAATCACAGCTGTGGTTGCAGGTCACGTCCGCCAAAACCATATATCTGAAGCATGGAAAGTATTTAATAATATGAAGGAGAAAGGCATCGAGCCCACTGTCAAGTCATATTCTGTATTCATCAAGGAGCTATGCAGAATTTCAAGGACAGATGAGATTCTCAAGGTCTTGTATGATATGCAAGCATCTAGTATAGTCATTCGAGATGACATATTTAACTTGGCTATACATCATATGGAGAAAAAGGGAGAGACAGAGAACcttgaaaaagtaaaacaGATGCAGAGAAACTATAAACTTCAaccacaagaagaagaggtATTTAGTAAGGATCTGTGCAAGGGAGAGGAGCTCAATACTGGGTTGGACTTTAACCATTCAGAACCAGCGAGGATGGATCGCAATCCTTTATTGGAGCCACTTTCAAAAGCTTATGATGAGCAGGACTTGCAAAAAATTTGTAGAATTCTGTCCTCGTCAACAGATTGGTGCTCTATTCAGGAAGCTTTGGAGAATTCTTCTATTGATTTCACTCCAGGGCTCGTTCTGGAAATTTTGAGGAGTAGCAGTATGCATGGTTTGGTAGCATTACAATTTTTCTCATGGGTGGGAAAGCAAACTGGTTATAACCACACTACCGAAACTTATAACATGGCTATCAAAATTGCAGGACAAGGGAAAGATTTCAAACACATGAGAAGCCTTTTCTAtgaaatgagaagaaaaggtTTCTCAATAACAGCAGATACATGGACAATAATGATAATGCAATATGGTCGAACAGGTCTGACAGAGATTGCTCTTCAGATTTTTGAAGAGATGAAGTCTAATAATTACAGCCCAACTGGCAGTACCTACAAGTATTTGATCATATCTCTTTGTGGGAGAAAAGGTAGAAAGGCAGATGAAGCAATTAGAATATTCCAGGAGATGATTCATGCCAATCATGTACCTGACAAAGAATTGGTTGAATCTTATCTTGGTTGTTTATGTGAAGTTGGTGAGCTATCAGATGCTAGAAGATGCATAGATTTGCTCTCTAAAGCTGGTTTTACAATTCCTCTTGGTTATTCCTTGTACATTAGGGCTCTTTGTCGAGCTGGGAGATTGCAAGAAGCTGCAGCATTGATGGATGATGTCAGGGAGGACCGGTCGAAACTGGATCAGTACACTTATGGGAGCCTTGTTCATGGACTTCTGAGGAGTGGACAGTTAGAAGCAGCACTGGCCAAGGTGGATTCTATGAAGCAGGCAGGCATAAATCCAACCGTCCATGTATATACATCTTTAATAGTTCATTTCTTCAAAGAGAAGCAGATAGGAAAAGCTTTAGAAATTTTCAAGGAAATGCAACAGGAGGGTTGTGAACCGACAATTGTTACATATTCTGCGCTCATTCGA
Above is a genomic segment from Prunus dulcis chromosome 7, ALMONDv2, whole genome shotgun sequence containing:
- the LOC117636085 gene encoding putative pentatricopeptide repeat-containing protein At5g06400, mitochondrial, which gives rise to MRSFIKLQSLCSSSTSKILHFRFSKYYKADHFATLNKPSKPKKAHSKQEAESSGFGSLFSEITEILGAENVTAEKTLSGISIFEEAQVRVGEIGEECPPCTLAVRRNAEDSVLQQKEDITVLEDAHLENVAEIDVSLVVHEVTKIVRAENGLISMEELLENMGFQLDSVIVDKVLKRCFKVPHLALRFFNWVKLKERFRHTIETYNTMLFIAGEAKEFAMVEKLVDEIEKNSCQKDFKTWTILISQYGKAKLIGKALLVYEEMRKCGYEPDAVVYRLMIRALCAAGKSDVAMEFYKEMVKKDIGLDTNLYKLLLNGIARSGETGAVALVSDDMIRVSQIPEHIVYGSVLKCFCISGRIKEALEFIRELKNKEVILGPEYFETLVKGLCRADRIVDALEILDIMKRRNILDGKVYGIIINGYLRINDVSKALDLFHSMKESGYFPMTSTYTELMQHLFKLNEYKKGCELYEEMLESGVEPDSVAITAVVAGHVRQNHISEAWKVFNNMKEKGIEPTVKSYSVFIKELCRISRTDEILKVLYDMQASSIVIRDDIFNLAIHHMEKKGETENLEKVKQMQRNYKLQPQEEEVFSKDLCKGEELNTGLDFNHSEPARMDRNPLLEPLSKAYDEQDLQKICRILSSSTDWCSIQEALENSSIDFTPGLVLEILRSSSMHGLVALQFFSWVGKQTGYNHTTETYNMAIKIAGQGKDFKHMRSLFYEMRRKGFSITADTWTIMIMQYGRTGLTEIALQIFEEMKSNNYSPTGSTYKYLIISLCGRKGRKADEAIRIFQEMIHANHVPDKELVESYLGCLCEVGELSDARRCIDLLSKAGFTIPLGYSLYIRALCRAGRLQEAAALMDDVREDRSKLDQYTYGSLVHGLLRSGQLEAALAKVDSMKQAGINPTVHVYTSLIVHFFKEKQIGKALEIFKEMQQEGCEPTIVTYSALIRGYMNMEMFAEAWEVFHKMKQKGPLPDFRTYSMFISCLCKVGKSEEAIPLIPEMLNTGIVPSVVNFRTVFYGLNREGKQDLARNVMQQKLSLIRKRKLT